A portion of the Camelus ferus isolate YT-003-E chromosome 16, BCGSAC_Cfer_1.0, whole genome shotgun sequence genome contains these proteins:
- the LIMD2 gene encoding LIM domain-containing protein 2, whose protein sequence is MFQAAGAAQATPSHEAKGSGGSSTVQRSKSFSLRAQVKETCTACQKTVYPMERLVADKLIFHNSCFCCKHCHTKLSLGSYAALHGEFYCKPHFQQLFKSKGNYDEGFGRKQHKELWAHKEVDPGTKTA, encoded by the exons ATGTTCCAGGCTGCAGGAGCCGCCCAGGCCACCCCTTCTCAC GAAGCCAAAGGCAGCGGTGGCAGCAGCACGGTTCAGCGCTCCAAG TCCTTCAGTCTTCGGGCCCAGGTGAAGGAGACCTGCACTGCCTGCCAGAAGACCGTGTACCCCATGGAGCGGCTGGTGGCTGACAAGCTCATTTTCCACAACTCTTGCTTCTGCTGCAAGCACTGTCACACCAAGCTCAG CCTGGGCAGCTACGCTGCACTACACGGGGAATTTTACTGCAAACCCCACTTTCAGCAGCTGTTTAAGAGCAAAGGCAACTACGACGAGGGCTTTGGCCGGAAGCAGCACAAGGAGCTCTGGGCCCACAAGGAGGTGGACCCTGGCACCAAGACAGCCTGA
- the MAP3K3 gene encoding mitogen-activated protein kinase kinase kinase 3 isoform X4: MDEQEALNSIMKDLVALQMSRRPRVPGYETMKNKDSGHPNRQSDVRIKFEHNGERRIIAFSRPVRYEDVEHKVTTVFGQPLDLHYMNNELSILLKNQDDLDKAIDILDRSSSMKSLRILLLSQDRNHTSSSPHSGVSRQVRIKASQSAGDINTIYQPPEPRSRHLSVSSQNAGRSSPPPGYVPERQQRIARQGSYTSINSEGEFIPETSEQCMLDPLSSAENSLSGSCQSLDSPSFRKSRMSRAQSFPDNRQEFSDRETQLYDKGVKGGTYPRRYHVSVHHKDYNDGRRTFPRIRRHQGNLFTLVPSSRSLSTNGENMGLAVQYLDPRGRLRSADSENALSVQERNVPTKSPSAPINWRRGKLLGQGAFGRVYLCYDVDTGRELASKQVQFDPDSPETSKEVSALECEIQLLKNLQHERIVQYYGCLRDRAEKTLTIFMEYMPGGSVKDQLKAYGALTESVTRKYTRQILEGMSYLHSNMIVHRDIKGANILRDSAGNVKLGDFGASKRLQTICMSGTGMRSVTGTPYWMSPEVISGEGYGRKADVWSLGCTVVEMLTEKPPWAEYEAMAAIFKIATQPTNPQLPSHISEHGRDFLRRIFVEARQRPSAEELLTHHFAQLVY; encoded by the exons AATTATAGCATTCAGCCGGCCTGTAAGATACGAAGATGTGGAGCACAAGGTGACGACAGTATTTGGGCAGCCTCTTGATCTACATTACATGAACAATGAG CTCTCCATCCTGCTGAAGAACCAAGATGATCTTGATAAAGCAATTGACATCTTGGATAGAAGCTCAAGCATGAAGAGTCTTAGGATATTGCTGCTGTCGCAGGACAGAAACCAT ACCAGTTCCTCCCCCCACTCCGGGGTGTCCAGGCAGGTGCGAATCAAAGCTTCCCAGTCGGCGGGAGATATAAATACCATCTACCAGCCCCCCGAGCCCAGAAGCAGGCACCTCTCTGTCA GCTCCCAGAACGCTGGCCGAAGCTCACCTCCCCCTGGCTACGTGCCTGAGCGGCAGCAGCGCATTGCCCGACAGGGGTCCTACACCAGCATCAACAGTGAGGGGGAGTTCATCCCAGAGACCAGCGAGCAGTGT ATGCTGGATCCCCTGAGCAGTGCTGAAAATTCCTTGTCAGGAAGCTGCCAATCCTTGGACAG ccCATCCTTCCGGAAATCACGAATGTCCCGAGCCCAGAGCTTCCCAGACAACAGACAGGAGTTCTCTG ATCGGGAAACTCAGCTCTATGACAAAGGGGTCAAAGGTGGAACCTACCCCCGGCGCTACCACGTGTCTGTGCACCACAAGGACTACAACGATG GCAGAAGAACATTTCCCCGAATACGGCGACATCAAGGCAACCTGTTCACCCTGGTGCCCTCCAGCCGCTCCCTGAGCACGAATGGCGAGAACATGGGTCTGGCGGTGCAGTACCTGGACCCTCGAGGACGCCTGCGGAGTGCGGACAGTGAGAACGCCCTCTCTGTGCAGGAGAGGAACGTGCCGACCAAGT CTCCTAGTGCTCCTATCAATTGGCGCCGGGGGAAGCTCTTAGGCCAGGGTGCCTTTGGCAGGGTCTATTTGTGCTATGACGTGGACACAGGACGCGAACTTGCTTCTAAGCAGGTCCAGTTTGACCCAGACAGTCCTGAGACAAGCAAG GAGGTGAGTGCTCTGGAGTGTGAGATCCAGTTGCTGAAGAACTTGCAGCACGAGCGCATAGTGCAGTACTATGGCTGCCTGCGGGACCGCGCCGAGAAGACTCTGACCATCTTCATGGAGTACATGCCGGGG GGCTCAGTGAAAGACCAGCTGAAGGCCTATGGAGCTCTGACAGAAAGTGTGACCCGAAAATACACCCGGCAGATCCTGGAGGGCATGTCCTACCTGCACAGCAACATGATTGTTCACCGGGACATCAAGG GAGCCAACATCCTCCGAGACTCTGCTGGGAATGTGAAGCTGGGGGACTTTGGGGCCAGCAAGCGCCTGCAGACCATCTGCATGTCAGGCACGGGCATGCGCTCAGTCACCGGCACACCCTACTGGATGAGCCCTGAGGTGATCAGCGGTGAGGGCTACGGAAGGAAGGCAGACGTGTG gagCCTGGGCTGCACCGTGGTGGAGATGCTGACAGAGAAACCACCTTGGGCAGAGTATGAAGCCATGGCCGCCATTTTCAAGATTGCCACCCAGCCCACCAATCCTCAGCTGCCCTCCCACATCTCTGAGCATGGCCGGGACTTCCTGAGGCGCATTTTCGTGGAGGCCCGCCAAAGACCTTCAGCCGAGGAGCTGCTCACACACCACTTTGCACAGCTCGTGTACTGA
- the MAP3K3 gene encoding mitogen-activated protein kinase kinase kinase 3 isoform X3, protein MDEQEALNSIMKDLVALQMSRRPRVPGYETMKNKDSGHPNRQSDVRIKFEHNGERRIIAFSRPVRYEDVEHKVTTVFGQPLDLHYMNNELSILLKNQDDLDKAIDILDRSSSMKSLRILLLSQDRNHTSSSPHSGVSRQVRIKASQSAGDINTIYQPPEPRSRHLSVSSQNAGRSSPPPGYVPERQQRIARQGSYTSINSEGEFIPETSEQCMLDPLSSAENSLSGSCQSLDRSADSPSFRKSRMSRAQSFPDNRQEFSDRETQLYDKGVKGGTYPRRYHVSVHHKDYNDGRRTFPRIRRHQGNLFTLVPSSRSLSTNGENMGLAVQYLDPRGRLRSADSENALSVQERNVPTKSPSAPINWRRGKLLGQGAFGRVYLCYDVDTGRELASKQVQFDPDSPETSKEVSALECEIQLLKNLQHERIVQYYGCLRDRAEKTLTIFMEYMPGGSVKDQLKAYGALTESVTRKYTRQILEGMSYLHSNMIVHRDIKGANILRDSAGNVKLGDFGASKRLQTICMSGTGMRSVTGTPYWMSPEVISGEGYGRKADVWSLGCTVVEMLTEKPPWAEYEAMAAIFKIATQPTNPQLPSHISEHGRDFLRRIFVEARQRPSAEELLTHHFAQLVY, encoded by the exons AATTATAGCATTCAGCCGGCCTGTAAGATACGAAGATGTGGAGCACAAGGTGACGACAGTATTTGGGCAGCCTCTTGATCTACATTACATGAACAATGAG CTCTCCATCCTGCTGAAGAACCAAGATGATCTTGATAAAGCAATTGACATCTTGGATAGAAGCTCAAGCATGAAGAGTCTTAGGATATTGCTGCTGTCGCAGGACAGAAACCAT ACCAGTTCCTCCCCCCACTCCGGGGTGTCCAGGCAGGTGCGAATCAAAGCTTCCCAGTCGGCGGGAGATATAAATACCATCTACCAGCCCCCCGAGCCCAGAAGCAGGCACCTCTCTGTCA GCTCCCAGAACGCTGGCCGAAGCTCACCTCCCCCTGGCTACGTGCCTGAGCGGCAGCAGCGCATTGCCCGACAGGGGTCCTACACCAGCATCAACAGTGAGGGGGAGTTCATCCCAGAGACCAGCGAGCAGTGT ATGCTGGATCCCCTGAGCAGTGCTGAAAATTCCTTGTCAGGAAGCTGCCAATCCTTGGACAGGTCAGCAGACAG ccCATCCTTCCGGAAATCACGAATGTCCCGAGCCCAGAGCTTCCCAGACAACAGACAGGAGTTCTCTG ATCGGGAAACTCAGCTCTATGACAAAGGGGTCAAAGGTGGAACCTACCCCCGGCGCTACCACGTGTCTGTGCACCACAAGGACTACAACGATG GCAGAAGAACATTTCCCCGAATACGGCGACATCAAGGCAACCTGTTCACCCTGGTGCCCTCCAGCCGCTCCCTGAGCACGAATGGCGAGAACATGGGTCTGGCGGTGCAGTACCTGGACCCTCGAGGACGCCTGCGGAGTGCGGACAGTGAGAACGCCCTCTCTGTGCAGGAGAGGAACGTGCCGACCAAGT CTCCTAGTGCTCCTATCAATTGGCGCCGGGGGAAGCTCTTAGGCCAGGGTGCCTTTGGCAGGGTCTATTTGTGCTATGACGTGGACACAGGACGCGAACTTGCTTCTAAGCAGGTCCAGTTTGACCCAGACAGTCCTGAGACAAGCAAG GAGGTGAGTGCTCTGGAGTGTGAGATCCAGTTGCTGAAGAACTTGCAGCACGAGCGCATAGTGCAGTACTATGGCTGCCTGCGGGACCGCGCCGAGAAGACTCTGACCATCTTCATGGAGTACATGCCGGGG GGCTCAGTGAAAGACCAGCTGAAGGCCTATGGAGCTCTGACAGAAAGTGTGACCCGAAAATACACCCGGCAGATCCTGGAGGGCATGTCCTACCTGCACAGCAACATGATTGTTCACCGGGACATCAAGG GAGCCAACATCCTCCGAGACTCTGCTGGGAATGTGAAGCTGGGGGACTTTGGGGCCAGCAAGCGCCTGCAGACCATCTGCATGTCAGGCACGGGCATGCGCTCAGTCACCGGCACACCCTACTGGATGAGCCCTGAGGTGATCAGCGGTGAGGGCTACGGAAGGAAGGCAGACGTGTG gagCCTGGGCTGCACCGTGGTGGAGATGCTGACAGAGAAACCACCTTGGGCAGAGTATGAAGCCATGGCCGCCATTTTCAAGATTGCCACCCAGCCCACCAATCCTCAGCTGCCCTCCCACATCTCTGAGCATGGCCGGGACTTCCTGAGGCGCATTTTCGTGGAGGCCCGCCAAAGACCTTCAGCCGAGGAGCTGCTCACACACCACTTTGCACAGCTCGTGTACTGA